The genomic interval CCAACACGACGCTCGACCAGTTGATGGCCCGACAGCTCGGCCGTGACACGCCGCTTCCCTCGCTGGAACTGAGTTGCAATGACTTTACCAACCGCAAGGAGACGAAATACTTTGAGTGCATTTCTTGGTATGGCCCCGGCCACGCGGCGCAAACAGAAAAGAATCCACGAACTGCCTTTGGTCGTCTATTCGGTCGCCTCAACGGTGACGTGCTCAATCAAAGCGTGCTCGATCATGTCCAAAGCTCGGCTACGCAATTAGCAAGTCGTCTCTCTTCTGCGGATCGTTCGAAGCTAGACGAATACCTGGAGAGTGTCCGCCAAACGGAACGTCGAATTCAGGCGGCCGAACGAGCAGCGGCGAGGATTACGGAACCTCCGTTCGCTGAACCTGCCGGGATACCGCAGCGACGCGACGAGTACTTGCGGTTGATGGGCGACTTAATCGTTCATGCGTTTCGGCTCGATTTGACTCGCGTGGCAACTCTACTGGTCGATCCCGAACGTTGGGACAGCCCACGCATGTTCGATGGAGTGTTTGATTCACCGCAAAACCATCATGTTTTGACTCATACAAAAGACGATGAGGCAAAAGCGAAGATCACGGAGATCGATCGTTTTCATGTCGCACTCTATGCGTACGTCGTTCAGCAGTTGGCTGCGATTTCCGAGGGGAACGGTACGTTGCTCGATCGTTGCTGCATCGTGATGGGGAGCGGTATCAGTGACGGCGACAAACATAATTATGCAGATCTGCAAGTCTTGTTAGCAGGTGGTTTGGTGAAGCACACCGGGTTCAAGCAATACGCTGGTCGTCGCCCGCTTGCGGACTTGTGGCTGACTTTGGCACAGCGAGCGAGTGTCAACATCGACCGGTTTGCTGACAGCGCAGGAGCCTTGACCGATGTTTAGCCGACACAGCCTAACCGTCGCGATTTTGCTAAGTCTTTCGACGACCGCCTGTACGGACGATGCAGCTTTCTTTCGCGATTACGTCGAGCCGCTACTGCAGAAAAACTGCTACGACTGCCACAGTCATGTTAGCGGAGAAGCGAGCGGCGGATTGGTGCTCGATTCCAAAGCGGGCTGGTCCGTTGGTGGCGATTCGGGGCCGGCCATCGTTCCCGCTGAGCTCGATAAGAGCCTACTTTGGCGATTGGTAAATTACGAAGTGCCTGGGCTGGAGATGCCGCCTGATGGCAAGTTGCCCGAGAACGATCGGGCGCTGATCAAGAAGTGGATCGAATCGGGCGCCGTCGATCCTCGCGAAGATGGACGTGCTGCGGAACGAAAAAAGATCGACATCGAAGCTGGTCGTCAGTGGTGGGCGTTCAAGCCGCTTTCGTCGAGGCATCCCTCCAATTCAAGCATCGACGATCACATCAACACCGGTCTTGATGATGCCGGTCTGCAACCGTCCGTGCGAGCCGACGCGTCTATTCTCCTTCGTCGCCTTTCGTATGACCTGACCGGACTTCCGCCCGAGCCAAACACGACATCGCGTTTCGACTTATCCAACGAGGACCAGTACGCCCACTGCGTTGACTTACTGCTCGCATCGGATGGGTTCGGTGAAAAGTGGGGACGCCATTGGCTCGACTTAGCACGCTATGCAGACAGCAACGGTTCCAGCTTCAATGTTCCGTTTCATGATGCATGGCGTTATCGCAATTGGGTGATCGATGCACTGAATCGCAACATGCCGATTGATGAATTTATCCGCAAGCAGCTCGCAGGAGATTTGCTTCCGGCGGACTCAGACGCGGAAAGAGACGAGAACTTGATCGCGACGGGTTACCTGTTACTCGGTTCCAAAGTCCTCGGCACGTTCGACAAAGAACAGCTAGCCCTGGACGTGATCGACGAGCAGATCGACACGATCGGCAAATCGTTGCTCGGCCTGACCCTTGGTTGTGCGCGATGTCATGATCACAAATTTGATCCGCTGCCGCATGCCGACTACTACGCGTTGGCTGGCATCTTCGCCAGTACGTCGACTTTGGTGGATCGCATCGGTGGCCCAAAAGACGACGAGTCCGATTGGGAGCGTCGAGGTCTAGGACCGGGCGGGGATGAGAAGTTGTCTGCCTTCTTGAAAGACAACCGCTATCGCTGGGTCAAGGCGGTTGGCAAGCGATTTCAAGCAAAGAAGAAGCTCGATGATTTAAGTGCTGGCGACTTTCCGTTGCCAAAGACCACGTCTACTCATCATGACCAAGACGGCTCTGTGGAGGAGCTGAGGCGACTGAGAGTCGCCGCCACGGAGGAGCTTCGCGAGGCGGAACAGAAGTTGGCAGAGTTGCTTGCCGAGATGCCGCCTCATGCGATGGCGGTACGCGAAGCAAATGTCATCACGGACGAGCAGATCCGAATACGTGGAGTCGCGTCCAGCAAGGGAGAACGGGTTCCGCGTGGCTTCCTGCAAGTCGCTGCCTACGAGGGGCAACCGGAGATTCCAGTTGATCAGAGCGGACGACTCGAACTCGCCCAGTGGATCACTTCGCCTCACAATCCACTTACTGCTCGCGTGTTCGTCAATCGCGTCTGGAAGCATTTGTTTCGAGAAGGCCTCGTTCGCAGCGTCGATAACTTTGGAACGATGGGCGACCAGCCATCGCACCCCGAATTGCTCGATGACCTAGCCGTGAGATTCATCGCCAGCGGATGGGACCTGAAACGGTTGGTGCGTGCGATCGTTCTGTCCGACGCTTACTGTCGATCTGTCGATGTATCTGATCTGAAAGATCCCGAGAATCGACTGCTGGCTCATCAAAACCGTCGGCGTCTCGAAGCAGAAGAGATTCGCGATAGCCTGCTATTCCTACGAGGTGAGCTCAAACGCGGGCCGAACGAAGACATGCTGCGCACGCTGCCGATTGGTGATGCCAGCAACCTCGGTGAGTATCTCAACATTCAAGACAATCGACGGACTGTCTATCAACCAGTGATCCGTACCGTTGAACCCGCGTTGTTGCAGTTGTTTGATGCGGCCAGCAACACAATGGTCACCGGGGCCCGACCGCGAACGATCGTCGCGCCTCAGTCACTCTATTTCCTCAACAGTGATTTCGTGCAGGCATCTGCCGAAACGATCGGTTCACAAGTTCTTGCCCGATACAGTGCGTCGGAAAAGACTTCGCTTGAGCCCAGCGAATATCTCAAAGTGCTTGATGATCTTGTTGTCGATGTGATGAAGACGCTCGTATCGCGAGAACCAACAACGCAAGAAAAGCAACTCTTACAAGATTACATCCAAGCACAAGCCGACGGAGAACCAGGATTAACTTCCCACGACATGTTGAAAGTCTGCCAAGCGATCCTTGGTAGTACTCAGTTTCAGTTTTTAGATTAGCACCGTGTGGTGGCGATTTTCAGTCGCCGTGCTAAAAGTTACAGACCCTTGGAAGTGGCGACTAAAAGTCGCCACCACGATACCATGCAAGTTACCTCTCGACGTGACGTGCTTCGCTCAGCCGCTTGCGGCTTCGGTGGACTGGCACTTGCTGGGCTCACTTCTCAGCAGGTGCTCGCCCAGTCGACGCATTTTCCTGCCAAAGCAAAGCGAGTCATCTTCCTGTTCATGCATGGCGGCGTCAGCCAGATGGATTCGTTCGACCGCAAGCCGGTACTGAATGAACAACACGGCAATTCTTTGCCGTTCAACCTACCTGGATTGATTCGACCGGACCGACTTGGAAAAGTGTTTGGCGTCAAATGGAACTGGCAACAACACGGTGATTGCGGCCAATGGGTGTCGGAACTGTTTCCACATACGGCTCGCGTCGTCGACAAATTATGCTTCATTAAGAGTCTGCATACAGAAGGCGAAGCGCACGGCCAAGCAGTTCTGAGGTTGCATACTGGCGAAGCGGCGTTTGACCGACCGAGTGTCGGTGCATGGGTCAGCTATGGCCTCGGAAACGATAATCAAGACCTCCCCGCGTTCGTCGCGTTGGATCCGCCAACCATGCATGGCGGCGTTCGATTGTACGGCAGTTCGTTTCTGCCCGCCAAACATCAAGCAATGCAGGTTTTGCTGGCGAAAACACCTAGTAAACTGCCTCAGATCGCGAACTTGAACAATGACTTGCTCAGCGAAGTGCGACAGAAAGAACAGGTCGACACAATCACTGCACTCAGCCGAGTTCATGCTCAGCAAGTCGGTCCTGATCCTCAAATTGAAGGTGTAATCGAATCGTTTGAGCTGGCTTATCGGATGCAGTCGATTGCTCCCGAAGTGTTCAACCTTGAGCGTGAAACACAGGAGACAAAAGATCTTTACGGCGTCGATCAAGAACCGACCGACGGTTTCGCTCGGCAGTGCCTTCTGGCCCGTCGCATGGCCGAAGCGGGGGTTCGCTTCATCCAAGTATCGACCGGTTACCACTGGGATCATCACGGCAACATCGAACGCGATTTGCCCGATAGCGCCGCACAAACGGACAAGCCAGCAGCAGCGTTGATCGAAGACCTCGATCGCCACGGATTGCTCGATGATACGCTGGTCGTTTGGGCCGGCGAATTCGGACGCACGCCAGTTGCACAAATCGATCGTGGCGCACCGGGGCGCGATCACAATCCACACGGCTATACGATCTGGATGGCTGGTGGCGGCGTTAAAGCGGGCTACGCCCATGGAGCCACAGACGACTTTGGCTATCTGGCCACCGAGGACAAAGTTCACATGCATGATTTGCATGCCACGATTCTGCATTTGCTCGGGCTCGACCACGAGCGTTTAACCTACCGTTACGCGGGCCGCGATTTCCGGCTCACCGATGTCTATGGACGTGTTGTTGATGAGGTGATCGCATGATTTTTCGCTTATCCTTCTTTATGGCGGCACTAGCTGTCTGCGGCGTAACCAGAGCCGCAGAACCAACGCAACGAGAGATCAATTTCGCGCGTGTTGGCGATCGAATGTTGACTATGGATCTTTATGCACCTTCTGGAGCGACAACGAAGCCTCCGCCCACGATCATCTGGGTTCACGGAGGAGCTTGGCGAGCGGGATCGAAGAGCGACGTTCCAGTGCTGCAATGGCTCAAGCGGGGTTTCGCGATTGCCAGCGTCGATTATCGACTTAGCACCGAAGCCAAATTTCCCGCTCAGGTCCACGATATTAAAGCCGCGATCCGGTACCTGCGCGGGCGGGCTTCACAGCTAAACCTTGATCCAGATCGCTTCGTGATCGCGGGCTCATCGGCGGGCGGGCACTTGGCTGCCTTGGTCGGCGTTACCAACGGCGTTGACGAATTAGAGGGTTCCGTTGGCGAACATCTATCCGAGTCGT from Stieleria varia carries:
- a CDS encoding PSD1 and planctomycete cytochrome C domain-containing protein, which codes for MFSRHSLTVAILLSLSTTACTDDAAFFRDYVEPLLQKNCYDCHSHVSGEASGGLVLDSKAGWSVGGDSGPAIVPAELDKSLLWRLVNYEVPGLEMPPDGKLPENDRALIKKWIESGAVDPREDGRAAERKKIDIEAGRQWWAFKPLSSRHPSNSSIDDHINTGLDDAGLQPSVRADASILLRRLSYDLTGLPPEPNTTSRFDLSNEDQYAHCVDLLLASDGFGEKWGRHWLDLARYADSNGSSFNVPFHDAWRYRNWVIDALNRNMPIDEFIRKQLAGDLLPADSDAERDENLIATGYLLLGSKVLGTFDKEQLALDVIDEQIDTIGKSLLGLTLGCARCHDHKFDPLPHADYYALAGIFASTSTLVDRIGGPKDDESDWERRGLGPGGDEKLSAFLKDNRYRWVKAVGKRFQAKKKLDDLSAGDFPLPKTTSTHHDQDGSVEELRRLRVAATEELREAEQKLAELLAEMPPHAMAVREANVITDEQIRIRGVASSKGERVPRGFLQVAAYEGQPEIPVDQSGRLELAQWITSPHNPLTARVFVNRVWKHLFREGLVRSVDNFGTMGDQPSHPELLDDLAVRFIASGWDLKRLVRAIVLSDAYCRSVDVSDLKDPENRLLAHQNRRRLEAEEIRDSLLFLRGELKRGPNEDMLRTLPIGDASNLGEYLNIQDNRRTVYQPVIRTVEPALLQLFDAASNTMVTGARPRTIVAPQSLYFLNSDFVQASAETIGSQVLARYSASEKTSLEPSEYLKVLDDLVVDVMKTLVSREPTTQEKQLLQDYIQAQADGEPGLTSHDMLKVCQAILGSTQFQFLD
- a CDS encoding DUF1552 domain-containing protein gives rise to the protein MNQRHMDRSAALPRRHFLRSAAGGMFALPWLESLARGVDAGTSLPQRFAFIYTPNGYNQDTFLPQSEGASWELSPALKPLEPVRNQVSLLSGLDREFVPGTGVHAQCGSCWLTSSAPQETLDGGFPTNTTLDQLMARQLGRDTPLPSLELSCNDFTNRKETKYFECISWYGPGHAAQTEKNPRTAFGRLFGRLNGDVLNQSVLDHVQSSATQLASRLSSADRSKLDEYLESVRQTERRIQAAERAAARITEPPFAEPAGIPQRRDEYLRLMGDLIVHAFRLDLTRVATLLVDPERWDSPRMFDGVFDSPQNHHVLTHTKDDEAKAKITEIDRFHVALYAYVVQQLAAISEGNGTLLDRCCIVMGSGISDGDKHNYADLQVLLAGGLVKHTGFKQYAGRRPLADLWLTLAQRASVNIDRFADSAGALTDV
- a CDS encoding DUF1501 domain-containing protein, with product MQVTSRRDVLRSAACGFGGLALAGLTSQQVLAQSTHFPAKAKRVIFLFMHGGVSQMDSFDRKPVLNEQHGNSLPFNLPGLIRPDRLGKVFGVKWNWQQHGDCGQWVSELFPHTARVVDKLCFIKSLHTEGEAHGQAVLRLHTGEAAFDRPSVGAWVSYGLGNDNQDLPAFVALDPPTMHGGVRLYGSSFLPAKHQAMQVLLAKTPSKLPQIANLNNDLLSEVRQKEQVDTITALSRVHAQQVGPDPQIEGVIESFELAYRMQSIAPEVFNLERETQETKDLYGVDQEPTDGFARQCLLARRMAEAGVRFIQVSTGYHWDHHGNIERDLPDSAAQTDKPAAALIEDLDRHGLLDDTLVVWAGEFGRTPVAQIDRGAPGRDHNPHGYTIWMAGGGVKAGYAHGATDDFGYLATEDKVHMHDLHATILHLLGLDHERLTYRYAGRDFRLTDVYGRVVDEVIA